One genomic region from Arenicella chitinivorans encodes:
- the dapB gene encoding 4-hydroxy-tetrahydrodipicolinate reductase yields the protein MLKIAVAGATGRMGRAIVQALQASNDEKLVLTAAIHRPDSSLLNADVGEVAGVGKVDVPIVSRIERAEFDVLIDFSPIEPCLRNLRYCVANQKSAVIGTTGFERAQEAEIHAAGTTIPLVFAANMSVGMTLCFHLVQQMAPILAADSDIEIIETHHRHKVDSPSGTAMRLGELIAQSLGRDLDACAVYGRQGISEPRDRDTIGFATVRAGDVVGDHTVLFASEGERIELTHKASSRMTFAKGAVRAAGWLGGQAPGLYDMHDVLGLRDLT from the coding sequence TTGTTGAAAATTGCGGTAGCCGGTGCCACCGGCCGGATGGGGCGTGCCATTGTTCAGGCCCTGCAGGCTTCTAATGATGAAAAACTGGTTTTGACTGCAGCCATCCATCGCCCGGACAGCAGTTTGCTGAACGCGGATGTTGGCGAAGTGGCCGGCGTAGGCAAAGTTGATGTGCCCATCGTGTCCCGTATTGAGCGGGCCGAGTTTGATGTGCTGATTGATTTCAGCCCCATTGAGCCTTGTTTGCGTAATTTGCGTTACTGTGTCGCGAATCAGAAGTCCGCTGTTATTGGCACTACCGGATTTGAGCGTGCTCAGGAAGCTGAAATACATGCGGCAGGTACTACGATTCCGTTGGTGTTTGCCGCCAATATGAGCGTTGGTATGACGCTCTGTTTTCATTTAGTCCAGCAAATGGCACCAATTCTGGCAGCCGATTCCGATATCGAAATTATTGAAACGCATCACCGGCATAAGGTGGACTCGCCTTCCGGCACGGCTATGCGGCTTGGTGAGTTGATAGCGCAGTCTTTAGGGCGCGACTTGGATGCGTGTGCCGTGTATGGGCGACAAGGGATTTCCGAACCGCGAGATCGGGACACCATCGGCTTTGCGACCGTGCGTGCAGGAGACGTGGTTGGCGATCATACGGTACTGTTCGCCAGTGAGGGTGAGCGGATCGAATTGACACACAAGGCCTCTTCGCGGATGACCTTTGCCAAAGGTGCGGTGCGAGCGGCGGGCTGGCTCGGTGGGCAGGCGCCCGGCTTGTACGATATGCACGATGTGCTGGGATTGCGAGACTTAACCTGA
- the carA gene encoding glutamine-hydrolyzing carbamoyl-phosphate synthase small subunit, whose protein sequence is MKHSALLALADGTLFWGQSIGATGQTVGEVVFNTAMTGYQEILTDPSYSKQLVTLTYPHIGNTGTNGEDIESDSVSAAGLIIRDLPRMANNWRNSQNLDEYLAENNLVAIADIDTRQLTRMLREKGAQNGCIVAGDDIDPEQAIAAAQGFPGLKGMDLAKEVTTDEAYEWSQSVWSLTQGYQQQAKSDYKVVAYDFGVKHNILRILVDLGCDVTVVPAQTPAAEVLAMHPDGVFLSNGPGDPEPCDYAIDATQAIIEAGKPIFGICLGHQILALASGAQTEKMKFGHHGANHPVQDLASKKVMITSQNHGFAVAENSLPDTLTVTHRSLFDNTIQGIRRTDVPAFSFQGHPEASPGPRDVAPLFEQFIQMMQAQKASVAEEN, encoded by the coding sequence ATGAAACACAGCGCATTATTGGCATTAGCAGATGGAACTTTGTTTTGGGGGCAGTCGATTGGCGCCACCGGGCAAACTGTCGGTGAGGTTGTTTTCAATACCGCAATGACCGGCTACCAGGAAATTCTGACTGACCCTTCCTATTCCAAACAATTGGTCACATTGACCTATCCACACATTGGCAACACCGGCACGAATGGCGAAGACATCGAGTCCGACTCAGTCAGTGCAGCAGGACTTATCATTCGTGATCTGCCGCGCATGGCCAATAATTGGCGAAACTCGCAAAACCTAGACGAGTATCTGGCAGAAAATAATTTGGTTGCTATCGCTGACATTGATACGCGTCAGTTAACGCGAATGCTGCGTGAGAAAGGTGCTCAGAATGGGTGTATTGTGGCGGGCGACGATATTGACCCTGAACAGGCGATCGCGGCGGCGCAAGGTTTCCCAGGCTTGAAGGGGATGGACCTAGCTAAAGAAGTCACCACCGATGAAGCGTACGAATGGTCGCAATCGGTGTGGTCACTGACGCAAGGTTATCAACAGCAGGCGAAGTCTGACTATAAAGTTGTTGCCTATGATTTTGGGGTCAAGCATAACATCCTGCGCATTCTGGTTGACTTAGGTTGCGATGTCACCGTTGTGCCAGCGCAGACCCCTGCGGCAGAAGTGTTGGCAATGCACCCGGACGGTGTGTTTTTGTCCAACGGCCCCGGTGACCCGGAACCATGTGATTATGCCATCGACGCGACTCAAGCCATTATTGAAGCCGGTAAACCAATTTTTGGAATCTGTCTAGGTCATCAGATTCTGGCGCTGGCATCGGGGGCACAGACCGAGAAAATGAAGTTTGGTCATCATGGCGCTAACCACCCGGTCCAGGACCTGGCCAGTAAAAAGGTCATGATTACCAGTCAAAATCATGGTTTTGCGGTAGCGGAAAACAGCCTGCCAGACACACTCACAGTGACACATAGGTCGTTGTTTGATAACACTATTCAAGGTATTCGTAGAACCGATGTGCCTGCGTTTTCGTTTCAAGGTCATCCCGAAGCGAGTCCCGGACCGCGCGATGTCGCCCCTTTGTTTGAACAATTTATCCAGATGATGCAGGCACAAAAGGCCAGCGTAGCCGAGGAGAACTAA